A genomic region of Pseudomonas sp. MPC6 contains the following coding sequences:
- a CDS encoding sterol desaturase family protein, with product MDFILYAVPFFFVLIALELLADRWRGVSNYRVADAINSISTGVLSTTTGLLTKGVGLVTYAFALQHLALFELAADRVWVWVFAFVLYDFCYYWLHRLGHERNILWAAHSVHHQSEDYNLSTALRQTSTGFLLSWIFYLPMAVLGVPLLVFVSVAALNLLYQFWVHTRHIPKLGWFEWFFVTPSNHRAHHAQNALYMDRNYGGVFIIWDRLFGSFQEEDDDEPVIFGVTTPLASWNPLWANVQFYVQLWDDARRAGSGWDKLRIWFMRTGWRPADVAAKYPMNKPDLSQFRKFEVPLDGRQQLYVAVQFCVYIALGSYLMNLAQHLPTAALVLGWSAVALGLFVLGVALENRPWALKLELLRLASNLPLAWLAPAVGLWPASAVGWVGLLSYSLLSLIGLYCCRNRFTRLAS from the coding sequence ATGGACTTCATTCTGTATGCGGTGCCGTTTTTCTTTGTGCTGATCGCCCTCGAGCTGCTGGCCGACCGTTGGCGCGGGGTGAGCAATTACCGGGTGGCCGACGCGATCAACAGCATCAGCACCGGCGTGCTGTCGACCACCACGGGCTTGCTGACCAAGGGTGTCGGCCTGGTCACCTACGCATTTGCCCTCCAGCATCTGGCGCTGTTCGAGCTCGCGGCCGACCGCGTCTGGGTCTGGGTGTTTGCTTTCGTCCTCTACGACTTCTGCTACTACTGGCTGCACCGTCTGGGCCACGAGCGCAATATTCTCTGGGCGGCGCATTCGGTGCATCACCAGAGCGAGGACTACAACCTCTCCACCGCACTGCGCCAGACCAGCACCGGCTTTCTCCTGAGCTGGATCTTTTACCTGCCCATGGCCGTGCTGGGTGTGCCGCTGCTGGTGTTCGTCAGCGTCGCCGCGTTGAACCTGCTGTATCAGTTCTGGGTGCATACCCGGCACATTCCCAAGCTCGGCTGGTTCGAGTGGTTCTTCGTCACACCGTCCAATCATCGGGCTCACCATGCACAGAATGCTCTCTACATGGATCGCAACTACGGCGGGGTGTTCATTATTTGGGACCGTCTATTTGGCTCGTTCCAGGAAGAGGACGACGACGAACCGGTGATTTTCGGCGTGACCACGCCGCTGGCGAGCTGGAATCCGTTGTGGGCTAACGTGCAGTTCTACGTGCAATTATGGGATGACGCACGGCGAGCCGGGAGTGGGTGGGACAAGTTGCGGATCTGGTTCATGCGCACCGGTTGGCGGCCGGCGGATGTGGCGGCGAAATACCCGATGAACAAACCGGACCTGAGTCAGTTCCGCAAGTTCGAGGTGCCGCTGGACGGGCGTCAGCAGCTGTACGTGGCGGTGCAGTTTTGCGTCTACATCGCGCTGGGCAGCTACTTGATGAACCTTGCGCAGCATCTGCCGACCGCCGCCCTGGTGCTCGGCTGGAGTGCCGTGGCGCTGGGGTTGTTCGTGTTGGGGGTGGCCCTGGAGAATCGCCCGTGGGCGTTGAAGCTGGAGCTGCTGCGACTGGCATCGAACCTGCCGCTGGCATGGCTGGCGCCAGCGGTCGGGCTGTGGCCGGCCAGTGCGGTGGGCTGGGTCGGGCTGCTCAGTTACAGCCTGCTCAGCCTCATCGGTCTCTACTGTTGCCGAAACCGCTTCACTCGACTGGCGTCTTAG
- the elbB gene encoding isoprenoid biosynthesis glyoxalase ElbB gives MSKKIAVILSGCGVYDGAEIHESVITLLRLDQRGAQVQCFAPNIAQLHVINHLTGEEMPESRNVLVESARIARGHIKDIREADVEEFDALIVPGGFGAAKNLSNFAIEGAGCTVQPEVLALAEAFAEAGKPVGLICISPALAAKIYGPGVTCTIGNDADTAAAMNKMGATHAECAVTEIVEDKARKLVSTPAYMLAQSISEAASGINKLVDRVLELTHENDA, from the coding sequence ATGAGCAAAAAAATTGCAGTGATCCTTTCCGGCTGTGGCGTATACGACGGCGCCGAGATCCACGAGAGCGTGATTACCCTGCTGCGCCTGGACCAGCGTGGCGCCCAGGTGCAGTGTTTCGCCCCGAATATTGCGCAGTTGCATGTGATCAACCACCTGACCGGCGAAGAAATGCCCGAATCGCGCAATGTGCTGGTGGAGTCGGCACGAATCGCCCGGGGCCACATCAAGGATATTCGCGAAGCGGACGTTGAAGAATTCGATGCGCTGATCGTTCCCGGCGGGTTCGGAGCGGCCAAGAACCTCTCCAACTTCGCCATCGAAGGCGCGGGCTGCACCGTGCAGCCGGAAGTCCTGGCGCTGGCCGAAGCCTTTGCCGAAGCGGGCAAACCGGTCGGGCTGATCTGCATCTCGCCGGCGCTGGCAGCGAAAATCTATGGGCCGGGCGTGACCTGCACCATCGGTAATGACGCCGACACGGCCGCCGCGATGAACAAGATGGGGGCGACACACGCGGAATGCGCGGTGACTGAAATCGTTGAAGACAAGGCCCGCAAGCTGGTCAGTACGCCGGCGTACATGCTGGCGCAAAGCATCAGCGAAGCAGCCTCCGGCATCAACAAACTGGTCGATCGCGTGCTCGAACTGACACACGAAAACGACGCCTGA
- a CDS encoding YaiI/YqxD family protein, with protein MRVWIDADACPRAAKDLVVKFALKRQFEVVLVAGQPQIKPGLALVKLIVVPSGPDAADDYLVEHAVPGELVICSDVPLADRLVKKGVAALDPRGKEFDAQNMGDRLAVRNLFTDLREQGQMSGGPAPFGEREKQAFANALDRILTRLSRPL; from the coding sequence ATGCGTGTCTGGATCGATGCCGACGCCTGCCCCCGGGCCGCCAAGGATCTGGTGGTGAAGTTCGCCCTCAAGCGCCAGTTCGAAGTGGTGCTGGTGGCCGGGCAGCCGCAGATCAAGCCGGGCCTGGCCCTGGTGAAGCTGATCGTGGTGCCCAGCGGTCCGGATGCGGCCGACGACTATCTGGTGGAGCACGCGGTTCCCGGTGAGCTGGTGATTTGCAGCGATGTGCCGCTGGCGGACCGGCTGGTGAAGAAGGGGGTTGCAGCGCTGGACCCGCGCGGCAAGGAGTTCGATGCACAGAACATGGGCGATCGACTCGCGGTGCGCAACCTGTTCACCGATTTGCGCGAGCAGGGGCAGATGAGCGGCGGCCCGGCGCCGTTCGGCGAACGCGAGAAACAGGCGTTTGCCAATGCGCTGGACCGGATCCTCACCCGGTTATCGCGCCCCCTGTAG
- a CDS encoding cytochrome c/FTR1 family iron permease, with product MTSPSRVLAWLVLPLFALCSFNLLADTVEGAPQALHLLDYIGADYPQTVQAGKVVDESEYREQLEFIKVLQGLIVAMPAKPEKAGLEQGVGALRSAIVARQDGADVARQARQLGAKLAVAYEVSQAPIITPDPTRGAPLYAQHCSVCHGDTGAGDGPAGVGLTPPPANLRDAARLDHLSLYAIYNTLGLGVEGTDMPAFADQLDDRQRWDLATYIAGFSADPAAANNAQAYNIADLARQTPAEVQAVDGPQAAATFRAQRAQPPQVKRGPGQLLDYTAETLDKSIAAYRAGDHDQAYDLSVAAYLEGFELVESSLDNVDANVRKDTEKSLMAYRQSLQDGLPVAQAQLRLDTAKAKLQEAAGLLGSDGLSWSLSYISGLLILLREGLEAILVLAAILAFLRNTGQQSAVRSVNVGWGLALLAGLGTWALAAYVIDVSGSQRELLEGATALFASVMVLWLGVWMHDRRHAAAWQDYIKSSLVGGGGRFGFATLAFFSVYRELFEVILFYETLWLQAGPAGHDAVLAGGATALVLLVGLAWVILRGSAKLPLSLFFSINAGLLCALSVVFAGHGVKALQEAGIFGTRPVPFFDFDWLGIHADAYSLSAQVVAILAIIVLYSRSRVAEKRRVRVS from the coding sequence ATGACTTCCCCGTCCCGTGTTCTGGCCTGGCTGGTGTTGCCGTTGTTTGCCTTGTGCAGTTTCAATCTGCTGGCCGACACCGTGGAAGGTGCGCCGCAAGCCCTGCATTTGCTCGATTACATTGGCGCCGACTATCCGCAAACCGTGCAAGCGGGCAAGGTCGTCGACGAGTCGGAATACCGCGAGCAGCTGGAATTCATCAAGGTGCTGCAAGGCTTGATCGTCGCGATGCCGGCCAAGCCGGAGAAGGCCGGGCTGGAGCAGGGCGTCGGTGCGCTGCGTAGCGCCATCGTGGCGCGTCAGGATGGCGCGGATGTCGCCCGCCAGGCACGGCAACTCGGCGCGAAGCTGGCAGTGGCCTATGAAGTCAGTCAGGCCCCGATCATCACCCCGGACCCGACTCGCGGAGCGCCGCTGTACGCCCAGCACTGTTCGGTCTGCCACGGCGACACCGGTGCCGGCGACGGCCCCGCGGGTGTCGGCCTGACACCGCCGCCGGCCAATCTGCGTGATGCGGCGCGCCTGGACCACCTGAGCCTCTACGCGATCTACAACACCTTGGGCCTGGGTGTGGAAGGCACCGACATGCCGGCCTTTGCCGATCAGCTGGACGATCGCCAGCGTTGGGACCTGGCGACTTACATCGCCGGTTTCAGTGCCGATCCGGCCGCCGCCAACAATGCACAGGCCTACAACATCGCGGATCTGGCACGTCAGACGCCGGCAGAAGTACAGGCCGTGGACGGCCCGCAAGCCGCGGCGACCTTCCGTGCCCAGCGCGCGCAACCGCCACAGGTCAAGCGCGGCCCGGGGCAATTGCTCGACTACACCGCCGAGACCCTGGACAAGAGCATCGCGGCTTATCGGGCCGGCGATCATGATCAGGCCTACGACCTGTCAGTGGCGGCGTACCTGGAAGGCTTCGAGCTGGTCGAAAGCTCCTTGGACAACGTCGACGCCAACGTGCGCAAAGACACTGAAAAATCCCTGATGGCTTACCGCCAATCGTTGCAGGATGGGCTGCCTGTGGCCCAGGCCCAGCTGCGCCTGGACACGGCCAAGGCCAAGTTGCAGGAAGCCGCCGGCCTGTTGGGCAGCGATGGTTTGAGCTGGTCCCTGAGTTACATCTCCGGCTTGCTGATCCTGCTGCGCGAAGGACTGGAAGCGATCCTGGTGCTGGCAGCGATCCTCGCGTTCCTGCGCAACACCGGCCAGCAATCGGCGGTGCGCAGCGTCAATGTCGGCTGGGGCCTGGCGTTGTTGGCCGGCCTCGGGACCTGGGCACTGGCGGCATACGTGATCGACGTCAGCGGCTCGCAACGCGAGTTGCTCGAAGGTGCGACGGCGCTGTTTGCCAGCGTCATGGTGCTCTGGCTCGGCGTGTGGATGCACGACCGTCGCCATGCAGCCGCCTGGCAGGATTACATCAAGAGCAGCCTGGTGGGCGGCGGCGGGCGTTTCGGGTTTGCGACCCTGGCGTTCTTCTCGGTGTATCGCGAACTGTTCGAAGTGATCCTGTTCTATGAAACCCTGTGGCTGCAGGCCGGCCCGGCAGGTCATGATGCGGTGCTGGCCGGTGGTGCGACGGCGCTGGTGTTGCTGGTCGGCCTGGCCTGGGTGATCCTGCGCGGCTCGGCAAAACTGCCGCTGTCGTTGTTCTTCAGCATCAACGCCGGGCTGCTGTGCGCGCTGTCGGTGGTGTTTGCCGGGCACGGCGTGAAGGCGTTGCAGGAAGCCGGGATCTTCGGCACGCGACCGGTGCCGTTCTTTGACTTCGACTGGCTGGGGATCCACGCGGATGCGTATTCGTTAAGTGCGCAGGTGGTGGCGATCCTGGCGATTATCGTGTTGTACAGTCGTAGCCGGGTGGCCGAGAAGCGGCGGGTGCGGGTTTCTTAA
- a CDS encoding LysE family transporter: MELQTWLAFFAACWVISLSPGAGAIASMSSGLQYGFWRGYWNALGLQLGLAVQIAIVGAGVGAILTASATAFYAIKWFGVAYLVFLAVKQWRALPSDMSDDAAVRQIGKPMALVFRGFLVNISNPKALVFMLAVLPQFIDPHAPLLAQYLIIGVTMVFVDLIVMAGYTGLASKVLRMLRTPKQQRRMNRTFAGLFIGAAAFMATLRKVAV; this comes from the coding sequence ATGGAGCTTCAAACATGGCTGGCGTTTTTTGCCGCCTGCTGGGTGATCAGCCTGTCTCCCGGTGCCGGCGCCATTGCGTCGATGTCCAGCGGTCTGCAATACGGTTTCTGGCGCGGATACTGGAACGCCCTGGGCCTGCAATTGGGCCTGGCGGTGCAGATCGCGATTGTCGGCGCCGGTGTGGGCGCCATTCTCACCGCGTCGGCCACGGCCTTCTACGCGATCAAATGGTTCGGCGTGGCCTATCTGGTTTTCCTCGCGGTCAAGCAATGGCGAGCGCTGCCCAGCGACATGAGCGACGACGCGGCCGTGCGGCAGATCGGCAAGCCGATGGCCCTGGTATTCCGTGGTTTTCTGGTGAACATCAGCAACCCCAAGGCGCTGGTATTCATGCTGGCGGTGTTGCCGCAGTTCATCGACCCTCATGCGCCGCTGCTGGCGCAATACCTGATCATCGGTGTGACCATGGTCTTTGTGGACCTGATCGTGATGGCCGGTTACACCGGGCTGGCGTCCAAGGTGTTGCGGATGCTGCGCACGCCCAAACAGCAAAGACGCATGAACCGCACGTTTGCCGGCCTGTTCATTGGCGCGGCGGCGTTCATGGCGACGCTGCGTAAAGTCGCCGTCTGA
- a CDS encoding mechanosensitive ion channel family protein: protein MEAFKLPLAAMWIEPLWLFGQILLILLAGYIAQRFVAKCLTRLSERYPLPPQLLMPLRGGLRWLIMGSALIFVLERLGVSATVLWTALSGFVAVAAVAFFAMWSVLSNLLCAILIYTVGPFRIGDVVELVDTTDKPGVKGRVVAINLLYTTLIEAEELGTGSAMVQVPNSLFFQRSVRRWRGTDVFSSGGFEK, encoded by the coding sequence ATGGAGGCCTTCAAGCTGCCGCTGGCGGCGATGTGGATCGAGCCGCTCTGGCTCTTCGGGCAAATCCTCCTGATCTTGTTGGCGGGTTATATCGCCCAACGCTTCGTCGCCAAGTGCCTGACCCGCCTGAGCGAGCGCTATCCATTGCCGCCGCAGTTGCTGATGCCGCTGCGCGGTGGTTTGCGCTGGCTGATCATGGGCAGTGCGCTGATCTTCGTCCTGGAACGCCTCGGCGTATCGGCCACGGTGCTCTGGACGGCGTTGTCCGGCTTTGTCGCGGTGGCGGCGGTGGCGTTCTTCGCCATGTGGAGCGTGCTCTCCAACCTGCTCTGCGCCATTCTGATCTATACCGTCGGACCGTTCCGCATCGGTGACGTGGTCGAGCTGGTGGACACCACCGACAAGCCCGGGGTCAAGGGGCGGGTGGTGGCGATCAATCTGCTCTACACCACCTTGATCGAAGCCGAAGAGCTCGGCACCGGCAGCGCCATGGTGCAAGTGCCCAACAGCCTGTTCTTCCAGCGTTCGGTTCGGCGTTGGCGGGGCACGGATGTATTCTCGTCCGGTGGGTTTGAAAAGTAA
- a CDS encoding ATP-binding cassette domain-containing protein — protein sequence MIRLQNLTLQRGPQRLLEDAELTLHAGHKAGLIGANGAGKSSLFALLLGDLHPDSGDCFLPADWRIAHMRQEIDTLDRIAVDYVLDGDLRLREVQRDLAAAEAAHDGAAQARLHAELDSADGYTADARARKLLAGLGFTNDQMDRQVGDFSGGWRMRLNLAQALMCPSDLLLLDEPTNHLDLDAIIWLEEWLKSYPGTLMLISHDRDFLDAVVDHVAHVDQRKITLYRGGYTAFERARAERLAQQQQAYEKQQAQRAHMESYIARFKAQATKARQAQSRIKALERMEELSAAHVDSPFDFVFRESTKISSPLIDLADARLGYGDKTVLEKVRLQLTPGARIGLLGPNGAGKSTLIKNLSGDLEPLSGRLTRGENTVVGYFAQHQLDSLDSKASPLLHMQRLAPTEREQTLRDFLGGFDFRGARIDEPVLNFSGGEKARLALALIAWGRPNLLLLDEPTNHLDLEMRLALTMALQEFTGAVLVVSHDRHLLKSTTDNFYLVADGKVEEFDGDLEDYTRWLVEYRQRNAPVSNTPVNPDKTDKKAQRQAAAALRQQLAPHKREADKLEAELGKLHEKLAKIDASLGDSDIYEPARKNELRDLLAEQARLKVREAELEEAWMEALELLESMQAELEALS from the coding sequence ATGATTCGACTTCAGAACCTGACTTTACAGCGTGGCCCGCAACGTCTGCTAGAAGACGCCGAGCTGACCCTGCACGCCGGCCACAAAGCCGGCCTCATCGGTGCCAACGGCGCCGGCAAATCGAGCCTGTTCGCCTTGCTCCTGGGTGACCTGCACCCGGACTCGGGTGATTGCTTCCTGCCGGCGGACTGGCGCATCGCCCACATGCGCCAGGAGATCGACACCCTCGATCGGATCGCGGTCGACTACGTGCTCGATGGTGACCTGCGCCTGCGCGAGGTGCAACGCGACCTCGCCGCCGCCGAAGCGGCCCATGACGGTGCCGCTCAGGCCCGCCTGCATGCCGAGCTCGACAGTGCCGACGGTTACACCGCCGATGCCCGGGCGCGCAAGCTGCTGGCCGGTTTGGGCTTCACCAACGACCAGATGGATCGGCAGGTAGGAGATTTCTCCGGTGGCTGGAGGATGCGTCTGAACCTGGCGCAGGCTTTGATGTGCCCCTCGGACCTGTTGCTGCTCGACGAGCCGACCAACCACTTGGATCTTGACGCCATCATCTGGCTCGAAGAATGGCTCAAAAGCTATCCTGGCACCTTGATGCTGATTTCCCACGACCGCGACTTCCTCGATGCCGTGGTCGATCACGTGGCGCACGTCGATCAACGCAAGATCACCCTGTACCGCGGTGGTTATACCGCGTTCGAACGCGCCCGCGCCGAGCGTCTGGCCCAGCAACAGCAAGCGTACGAGAAGCAGCAGGCGCAACGTGCGCACATGGAAAGCTACATCGCCCGCTTCAAGGCCCAGGCCACCAAGGCCCGTCAGGCCCAGAGCCGGATCAAGGCGCTGGAGCGGATGGAAGAGTTGTCCGCCGCCCACGTCGATTCGCCGTTCGACTTTGTCTTTCGCGAGTCGACGAAGATCTCCAGTCCGTTGATCGACCTGGCCGATGCCCGTTTGGGCTATGGCGACAAAACCGTGCTGGAGAAGGTCCGGCTGCAACTGACCCCCGGCGCACGGATCGGCCTGCTCGGCCCCAACGGTGCCGGTAAATCGACCCTGATCAAAAACCTCTCCGGTGATCTCGAGCCTTTGTCCGGTCGACTGACCCGTGGCGAGAACACCGTGGTCGGTTACTTCGCCCAGCATCAGCTGGACTCGCTCGACTCCAAGGCCAGCCCGTTGCTGCACATGCAGCGCCTGGCGCCCACCGAGCGCGAACAGACCCTGCGTGACTTCCTCGGCGGTTTCGACTTCCGTGGCGCGCGGATCGACGAGCCGGTGCTGAATTTCTCCGGTGGCGAGAAGGCCCGCCTGGCCTTGGCGTTGATCGCCTGGGGCCGGCCGAACCTGTTGCTGCTCGACGAACCGACCAACCACCTGGACCTGGAGATGCGCCTGGCGCTGACCATGGCCCTGCAGGAATTCACCGGTGCGGTACTGGTGGTCTCCCACGATCGTCATCTGCTTAAAAGCACCACCGACAATTTCTATCTGGTGGCGGACGGCAAGGTCGAGGAGTTCGACGGCGACCTCGAAGACTATACCCGCTGGCTGGTGGAGTACCGTCAGCGCAATGCCCCGGTCAGTAATACCCCGGTCAATCCCGACAAGACCGACAAGAAAGCCCAGCGCCAGGCCGCAGCGGCGCTGCGTCAGCAACTGGCCCCGCACAAGCGCGAGGCTGACAAGCTCGAAGCCGAGCTGGGCAAGCTGCACGAGAAACTGGCGAAAATCGATGCCAGCCTTGGCGACAGCGACATTTACGAACCGGCACGCAAGAACGAATTGCGTGATCTGCTGGCCGAACAGGCCAGGCTGAAGGTGCGTGAAGCCGAGCTGGAAGAAGCCTGGATGGAAGCCCTGGAGTTGCTCGAAAGCATGCAGGCGGAGCTGGAGGCGTTGTCTTGA
- a CDS encoding TIGR02444 family protein, which translates to MSSDLWSFSLGAYARPGVEAACLQLQATGVNVCLLLCGLWLGQRGVACNEQRLQWLRNVAEPWDSDVVQPLRALRTQWKSAAAKDMEVNALREQVKALELEAERLLLWRLERVAHSWPQCGATDPSAWLEGVTAGAAHLDRDALHQLRVAATGT; encoded by the coding sequence ATGTCCTCTGACCTGTGGAGTTTTTCCCTTGGCGCTTACGCCCGTCCCGGCGTCGAAGCCGCGTGCCTGCAATTGCAGGCGACGGGCGTCAATGTGTGCCTGCTGCTGTGTGGACTGTGGTTGGGACAGCGGGGAGTCGCCTGTAACGAACAACGATTGCAGTGGCTTCGCAACGTGGCCGAGCCGTGGGATTCAGATGTTGTACAACCGCTACGGGCATTGCGCACGCAGTGGAAATCCGCTGCGGCCAAGGACATGGAAGTGAATGCGTTGCGCGAACAGGTGAAGGCCCTGGAGCTCGAAGCCGAGCGACTGCTGTTATGGCGACTGGAGCGAGTGGCGCACAGTTGGCCGCAGTGTGGGGCGACCGATCCATCGGCCTGGCTGGAGGGTGTGACGGCAGGTGCCGCCCACCTGGACCGCGACGCGCTGCATCAGCTGCGCGTCGCGGCAACCGGCACTTAG
- a CDS encoding AlgP family protein, translating to MSATKKPVNTPLHLLQQLSGSLLEHLETACSQALADAEKLLAKLEKQRGKAQEKLHKSRTKLQDAASAGKAKAQTKAKGAVKELEDLLDALKDRQSDTRSYILQLKRDAQESLKLAQGVGRVQEAVGKALSLRSAKPAAAPAKKAAAKPAAAKAPAKPAAAAPVKKTAAKAPVKAAAKPAARTAAAKPAAKPAAAKTTAAKPAAKTAAAKPAVAKTAAAKPAAKTAAAKPAAKSAAKPVAAKTAAKPAAKPAAKTAAAKPATAAKTAAAKPAAAKPAAKPAAKPAVKKPVAATKPTPAPAAKPVTPGPSASASPAATTSTTTPAPTPAASSSTSTTPTSAS from the coding sequence ATGTCGGCCACCAAGAAGCCTGTAAATACCCCGTTGCACTTACTCCAACAACTCTCGGGCAGCCTGCTCGAGCATCTGGAAACCGCTTGTTCCCAAGCCTTGGCCGATGCTGAAAAACTGCTCGCCAAACTGGAAAAACAACGCGGCAAAGCACAGGAAAAACTGCACAAGTCCCGTACCAAATTGCAGGACGCTGCGTCGGCCGGCAAGGCCAAGGCACAGACCAAAGCCAAGGGCGCGGTGAAGGAACTCGAGGACCTGCTCGACGCCCTCAAGGATCGTCAATCCGACACCCGCAGCTACATCCTGCAACTCAAGCGCGATGCTCAAGAAAGCCTGAAACTGGCCCAGGGCGTCGGTCGTGTACAAGAGGCTGTCGGCAAGGCGTTGTCCCTGCGTTCGGCCAAGCCTGCCGCGGCACCTGCCAAGAAAGCCGCGGCCAAACCGGCTGCTGCAAAAGCACCGGCCAAGCCTGCTGCTGCTGCTCCTGTTAAAAAAACCGCCGCCAAGGCACCGGTGAAAGCCGCAGCAAAACCAGCTGCCAGAACGGCCGCTGCCAAACCTGCCGCCAAGCCCGCTGCCGCGAAAACAACGGCCGCTAAACCTGCTGCAAAAACCGCTGCTGCGAAACCGGCCGTAGCCAAAACCGCTGCTGCAAAACCTGCGGCAAAAACGGCCGCTGCGAAACCAGCTGCCAAGTCCGCCGCAAAACCTGTCGCGGCTAAAACCGCTGCCAAGCCGGCTGCAAAACCAGCTGCCAAAACAGCTGCAGCCAAGCCAGCGACTGCCGCGAAAACTGCCGCGGCAAAACCGGCCGCTGCCAAGCCAGCAGCAAAACCTGCAGCCAAGCCGGCCGTGAAAAAACCGGTCGCCGCTACCAAGCCGACCCCTGCGCCCGCTGCCAAGCCAGTGACTCCAGGGCCGTCTGCTTCGGCTTCGCCTGCAGCAACCACCTCGACTACCACGCCTGCGCCAACGCCAGCCGCTTCGTCGAGCACCAGCACCACCCCAACCAGCGCTTCCTAA
- a CDS encoding FKBP-type peptidyl-prolyl cis-trans isomerase: MSRYLFLSLCVFFSTAQAAEKSTENDARDLAYSLGASLGERLRQEVPDLQLQALVEGLQQAYQGKPLALKDEQIEQILAEHEAQVAERPAIAQSEVALEKEQRFLAEEKARPGVRELADGIMLTELAPGTGAKAGPNGKVQVLYIGRLPDGSVFDQNSQPQWFSLDSVISGWRTALQHMPVGAKWRLVIPSAQAYGADGAGDLIAPFTPLVFEVELRGAKG, from the coding sequence ATGTCGCGTTACCTTTTCTTATCGCTCTGCGTGTTTTTTTCCACGGCTCAGGCCGCGGAAAAATCCACGGAAAACGACGCCCGCGATCTCGCCTACAGCTTGGGCGCAAGCCTTGGCGAACGCTTGCGCCAGGAGGTCCCCGACCTGCAACTTCAAGCGCTGGTCGAAGGTTTGCAGCAAGCCTATCAAGGCAAACCCCTGGCACTCAAAGACGAGCAGATCGAACAGATTCTTGCCGAGCACGAAGCCCAGGTTGCCGAACGACCGGCCATTGCGCAAAGCGAAGTCGCCCTTGAAAAAGAGCAGCGTTTTCTCGCCGAGGAAAAAGCCAGACCCGGGGTTCGCGAATTGGCAGACGGCATCATGCTGACGGAACTGGCTCCGGGCACCGGCGCAAAAGCCGGCCCGAACGGCAAGGTCCAGGTGTTGTATATCGGGCGTCTTCCCGACGGCTCAGTGTTCGATCAGAACAGTCAGCCGCAATGGTTCAGTCTCGACAGCGTGATCAGCGGATGGCGCACGGCATTGCAACACATGCCGGTCGGCGCCAAGTGGCGACTGGTGATTCCATCGGCCCAAGCGTATGGCGCCGACGGTGCTGGCGACCTGATCGCGCCGTTCACGCCGCTGGTGTTCGAAGTCGAATTGCGCGGCGCCAAGGGCTGA
- the rsd gene encoding sigma D regulator, translating to MLESCQNAQERWGGVHLLIDRWLQERHELVRAYDDLGAKPEALGENRKPLQEFCGVLVDYVSAGHFEIYEQLTGEAKAFNDKRGLELAETIYPRIDVITEKLLAFNDLCDAGQCVAEKFKELGGLLHERFELEDCLIEVLHTAHKEEDPVQA from the coding sequence ATGCTCGAAAGTTGTCAGAATGCTCAGGAACGTTGGGGTGGAGTTCATCTGCTGATCGACCGCTGGTTGCAGGAGCGTCACGAACTGGTTCGGGCCTATGATGATCTCGGCGCCAAGCCTGAGGCTCTGGGCGAAAACCGCAAACCGCTGCAGGAGTTCTGCGGAGTGCTGGTCGACTATGTGTCTGCCGGGCATTTCGAGATATACGAACAGCTGACGGGCGAAGCCAAGGCTTTCAACGACAAGCGCGGCCTGGAACTGGCCGAGACGATCTATCCGCGCATCGACGTCATCACCGAGAAACTGCTCGCGTTCAACGACCTGTGTGATGCGGGCCAATGCGTCGCAGAGAAATTCAAGGAGCTGGGTGGCCTGTTGCACGAACGCTTCGAACTGGAAGATTGCCTGATCGAAGTGCTGCACACGGCTCACAAGGAAGAGGATCCGGTTCAGGCCTGA
- a CDS encoding disulfide bond formation protein B, with amino-acid sequence MSLAYSRSLFFMAFIAGALALGVSYYLEYAVSLQPCGLCLLQRICLALFTGGCLMASVHGPGRFGTFMYWLLGFFCSLAGTVTALRQVLLQSDPVHQLSNCVPNLADLFATTPWLFVVRQMFEGTAECAHVSWTLFDLSIPEWSLLFFVATMILGVCQLLRLVWVACQRPLSGESSHRALVGD; translated from the coding sequence ATGTCTTTGGCCTACTCACGCTCCTTGTTTTTCATGGCTTTCATTGCAGGTGCCCTGGCCCTGGGTGTGTCCTATTACCTGGAATATGCAGTCAGCCTCCAGCCTTGCGGGTTGTGTTTGTTGCAACGGATTTGCCTGGCGCTGTTCACGGGGGGCTGCCTGATGGCGTCGGTGCATGGCCCCGGACGCTTCGGTACGTTCATGTATTGGCTGCTCGGGTTTTTCTGCAGCCTGGCAGGTACGGTCACCGCGTTGCGGCAGGTACTGTTGCAAAGCGATCCGGTGCATCAGCTGTCGAACTGCGTGCCCAATCTGGCAGACCTGTTCGCCACCACACCCTGGTTGTTCGTGGTGCGGCAGATGTTCGAAGGCACGGCCGAATGCGCGCATGTTTCCTGGACATTGTTCGACCTGAGCATTCCGGAGTGGAGCCTGCTGTTCTTCGTCGCGACGATGATCCTGGGTGTTTGCCAGCTGTTGCGGCTGGTCTGGGTCGCGTGTCAGCGACCGCTCAGCGGCGAGTCGTCGCACCGGGCATTGGTGGGTGATTAA